One Curtobacterium herbarum genomic window carries:
- the truB gene encoding tRNA pseudouridine(55) synthase TruB — translation MLVTPPDGILLVDKPQGISSHRVVSIARRRLDLKKIGHAGTLDPMATGLLILGVGPSTRLLTHLVGLGKTYTATIRLGVGTDSDDADGDPVTAHGAAADAVTDDAIEAAVAALRGPIDQVPSTVSAIKVDGRRAYDLARKGEAVTLKARRVTVDRFQVQGRADRVVSVDGADVAVIDLDVVVSCSSGTYIRALARDVGAALGTGAHLTALRRTVVGPFSVEDAVDLEDDTVDVRAALARPTDVARRLFPVVQLDGAQAKDLGDGKRITAEHPDTDGPVAAIATGADRLVGLVAVRRGQLRVITNFPTATGAKP, via the coding sequence GTGCTCGTGACCCCGCCCGACGGCATCCTCCTCGTCGACAAGCCGCAGGGCATCTCGAGCCACCGCGTGGTCTCGATCGCCCGGCGCCGTCTGGACCTCAAGAAGATCGGCCACGCCGGCACGCTCGACCCGATGGCGACCGGCCTGCTGATCCTCGGGGTCGGCCCGTCGACCCGGCTCCTGACGCACCTGGTCGGACTCGGCAAGACCTACACGGCCACGATCCGGCTCGGCGTCGGCACGGACTCGGATGACGCCGACGGTGACCCCGTCACGGCGCACGGGGCCGCGGCGGACGCGGTGACGGACGACGCGATCGAAGCGGCCGTCGCGGCGCTCCGCGGTCCGATCGACCAGGTGCCGTCCACGGTCAGCGCGATCAAGGTCGACGGCCGGCGTGCATACGACCTCGCCCGGAAGGGTGAGGCCGTCACCCTCAAGGCCCGTCGGGTGACGGTCGACCGGTTCCAGGTGCAGGGCCGCGCCGACCGGGTCGTCTCGGTGGACGGTGCCGACGTGGCCGTGATCGACCTCGACGTCGTCGTGTCCTGCTCGTCCGGCACCTACATCCGCGCGCTCGCCCGTGACGTCGGGGCCGCCCTCGGGACCGGTGCGCACCTCACCGCGCTCCGCCGGACCGTCGTCGGCCCGTTCTCCGTCGAGGACGCCGTCGACCTCGAAGACGACACGGTCGACGTCCGGGCCGCCCTGGCCCGACCCACCGACGTCGCCCGCCGCCTGTTCCCGGTCGTGCAGCTCGACGGCGCGCAGGCGAAGGACCTCGGCGACGGCAAGCGGATCACCGCCGAGCACCCCGACACCGACGGCCCGGTCGCGGCGATCGCCACGGGTGCCGACCGGCTCGTCGGCCTGGTCGCCGTCCGTCGCGGGCAGCTCCGCGTCATCACGAACTTCCCGACCGCGACAGGAGCGAAACCGTGA
- a CDS encoding bifunctional riboflavin kinase/FAD synthetase: MHFYADVADVPDDFGPSAVTIGKFDGVHVGHRAVIAHLEDAARCRGLVSTVVTFDQHPLNVIDPQRVPPALTSTAQRRELLDAVGVDTTLLLRFDSALQAKPAEAFVSEILVDTLHAKLVFVGSDFRFGARGAGDVTLLRQLGERHGFQVELIDDVDLVDDVRVAGERRVSSTWIRELLSVGRVAEAARLLGREHAVRSVVVHGNQRGRAMGYPTANLAPACEGFVPADGVYAARVLHDGVTYPAAVSVGNNPTFQGVPAKQIEAHLLDVDIDLYDETISVLFVAYVRGMVAFGGMDELAAQMRQDDLDIRLLLGMPVTA, from the coding sequence ATGCACTTCTACGCCGACGTCGCCGACGTCCCCGACGACTTCGGACCGAGCGCGGTCACGATCGGCAAGTTCGACGGTGTCCACGTCGGCCACCGTGCCGTCATCGCGCACCTCGAGGACGCCGCCCGTTGCCGCGGTCTCGTGTCGACCGTCGTCACGTTCGACCAGCACCCCCTCAACGTCATCGACCCCCAGCGTGTGCCGCCGGCGCTGACCAGCACGGCCCAGCGCCGGGAACTCCTGGACGCGGTCGGGGTCGACACGACGCTGCTGCTCCGCTTCGACTCGGCGCTGCAGGCGAAGCCGGCAGAGGCGTTCGTGTCGGAGATCCTCGTCGACACCCTGCACGCGAAGCTCGTCTTCGTGGGCAGTGACTTCCGGTTCGGTGCCCGCGGTGCCGGCGACGTCACCCTGCTCCGGCAGCTCGGCGAACGCCACGGCTTCCAGGTCGAGCTCATCGACGACGTGGACCTGGTCGACGACGTCCGGGTGGCGGGGGAGCGACGTGTGTCGTCCACCTGGATCCGCGAACTCCTGTCCGTCGGCCGGGTCGCCGAGGCTGCTCGACTGCTCGGCCGGGAGCACGCGGTCCGGAGCGTCGTGGTGCACGGCAACCAGCGAGGCCGTGCGATGGGCTACCCGACGGCGAACCTCGCACCCGCGTGCGAGGGCTTCGTCCCCGCCGACGGCGTCTACGCGGCCCGGGTGCTGCACGACGGCGTGACCTACCCGGCCGCGGTCTCGGTCGGCAACAACCCGACGTTCCAGGGCGTGCCCGCGAAGCAGATCGAGGCGCACCTGCTCGACGTCGACATCGACCTGTACGACGAGACGATCTCGGTGCTGTTCGTCGCCTACGTCCGCGGCATGGTGGCCTTCGGCGGCATGGACGAACTGGCGGCGCAGATGCGGCAGGACGACCTGGACATCCGGTTGCTCCTCGGCATGCCCGTCACCGCCTGA
- a CDS encoding DUF349 domain-containing protein, which yields MASDEATTWGRVDDDGTVYVRYEDSERVVGEYPDASAEEALAYFARKYADLEGQVKIAEQRVKGGASANDVARTVEHLRSLVAEARVVGDIKSLEDRIGALTDQVGSLTKEQAAQAQAALTEALAYRTALVEEAEALAAVDPARAQWKQVTAQLDDVFARWQQHQHDGPRIPKNDANDLWKRFRTARSTVDQHRRAFYSELDSQHRDARARKQELVQQAEALAPRGSDAIPAYRELLDDWKNAGRAGKRHDDALWARFKAAGDVLFEQRHAESTAENEEYSGNLEAKLALLTEAEPILQMQDRVAARKALTDVQRRWDEIGRVPRADVRRVEDRIRAVEDHVRSLEDTHWKQSDPERKARQTGLASQLEDAIAKLQAELADAQATGDARKIKDAQEALDARKIWLDALGG from the coding sequence GTGGCATCTGACGAAGCAACGACCTGGGGCCGGGTAGACGACGACGGGACCGTCTACGTCCGGTACGAGGACTCGGAGCGGGTCGTGGGCGAGTACCCCGACGCCTCCGCCGAAGAGGCGCTGGCCTACTTCGCCCGCAAGTACGCCGACCTCGAAGGCCAGGTGAAGATCGCGGAGCAGCGCGTCAAGGGCGGTGCGTCCGCCAACGACGTCGCCCGGACCGTCGAGCACCTGCGCAGCCTGGTCGCCGAAGCCCGCGTCGTCGGCGACATCAAGTCGCTCGAGGACCGCATCGGCGCCCTGACCGACCAGGTGGGGTCGCTCACCAAGGAACAGGCCGCGCAGGCGCAGGCTGCCCTGACCGAGGCCCTCGCCTACCGCACCGCCCTGGTGGAGGAAGCCGAGGCCCTCGCCGCGGTCGACCCCGCCCGTGCGCAGTGGAAGCAGGTGACCGCGCAGCTCGACGACGTGTTCGCCCGCTGGCAGCAGCACCAGCACGACGGCCCGCGCATCCCGAAGAACGACGCGAACGACCTGTGGAAGCGGTTCCGCACCGCCCGCTCGACGGTCGACCAGCACCGCCGTGCCTTCTACTCGGAGCTCGACTCGCAGCACCGCGACGCCCGGGCCCGCAAGCAGGAGCTCGTGCAGCAGGCCGAGGCTCTCGCTCCCCGCGGGTCCGACGCCATCCCGGCGTACCGCGAACTGCTCGACGACTGGAAGAACGCCGGTCGCGCGGGCAAGCGGCACGACGACGCACTCTGGGCCCGCTTCAAGGCAGCCGGTGACGTCCTGTTCGAGCAGCGCCACGCCGAGAGCACCGCTGAGAACGAGGAGTACTCGGGCAACCTCGAGGCGAAGCTCGCCCTGCTGACCGAGGCCGAGCCGATCCTGCAGATGCAGGACCGGGTGGCCGCGCGCAAGGCCCTCACGGACGTCCAGCGGCGCTGGGACGAGATCGGTCGGGTCCCCCGCGCCGACGTCCGCCGTGTCGAGGACCGCATCCGCGCCGTCGAGGACCACGTTCGGAGCCTCGAGGACACCCACTGGAAGCAGTCCGACCCGGAGCGCAAGGCCCGCCAGACGGGGCTGGCCAGCCAGCTCGAGGACGCGATCGCCAAGCTGCAGGCCGAGCTCGCCGACGCACAGGCCACCGGCGACGCCCGCAAGATCAAGGACGCGCAGGAAGCGCTCGACGCCCGCAAGATCTGGCTCGACGCCCTCGGCGGCTGA
- a CDS encoding peptidylprolyl isomerase, which produces MAPKNPSREARERLRLYQARQGLHERQRRRRVRDNVVGAGVLVLVAALATGSQLVHASTSGAAGASPSASSTASPTPSASATAGNTGDVPSKGIAKGATWTGTLTLNKDIRLGIELDGAKAPQAASVEIDLIRKQFYEGTTCHRLADSTGFHFLQCGSANGDGTGDAGFQYGPLENVPSDGTYAKGTIAIARGATPSSQTTQFFIVTDDTTLDPSTGGYTVVGKVTSGLSDLVAKVTSKGIADAGSDGSGKPKVATEITGATIAQQK; this is translated from the coding sequence GTGGCACCGAAGAACCCGAGCCGTGAAGCCCGCGAGCGACTCCGTCTCTACCAGGCCAGACAGGGCCTCCACGAGCGTCAGCGACGACGTCGTGTCCGCGACAACGTCGTCGGGGCCGGTGTCCTCGTGCTCGTCGCCGCCCTCGCCACCGGCTCGCAGCTGGTGCACGCGTCGACGTCGGGTGCCGCCGGCGCATCGCCCAGCGCGAGTTCGACCGCCTCCCCCACGCCGTCGGCCAGCGCGACCGCTGGGAACACCGGGGACGTGCCGAGCAAGGGCATCGCGAAGGGCGCGACCTGGACCGGGACGCTCACGCTCAACAAGGACATCCGCCTGGGCATCGAGCTCGACGGCGCGAAGGCACCGCAGGCGGCCAGCGTCGAGATCGACCTGATCCGCAAGCAGTTCTACGAGGGCACCACGTGCCACCGCCTGGCGGACAGCACCGGCTTCCACTTCCTGCAGTGCGGGTCGGCGAACGGCGACGGCACGGGCGACGCCGGCTTCCAGTACGGCCCGCTCGAGAACGTGCCGAGCGACGGCACCTACGCGAAGGGCACGATCGCCATCGCCCGCGGCGCCACCCCCTCGTCGCAGACGACGCAGTTCTTCATCGTGACCGACGACACCACGCTCGACCCGTCCACGGGCGGCTACACGGTGGTCGGCAAGGTGACCAGCGGGCTGTCGGACCTGGTCGCGAAGGTCACGTCGAAGGGCATCGCCGACGCCGGCTCGGACGGCTCCGGGAAGCCGAAGGTGGCCACCGAGATCACCGGCGCGACCATCGCGCAGCAGAAGTAG
- a CDS encoding replication-associated recombination protein A, whose translation MATDRSGMNAPTTGGRTGLAQGSVPLAVRMRPTSLDEVAGQQHLLGRGSPLVQLATGSRESPGGVSVILWGPPGTGKTTLAQAIARQSGREFVELSAVTAGVKDVREVMEKALTHRDLYGATTVLFLDEIHRFSKAQQDALLPGVENGWVILIAATTENPSFSVISPLLSRSLLLTLKPLTDGDLGMLVDRAVEDARGLRGAVVLGDEARAAIIRLASGDARRALTALEAAAASAVAAQDDDEREAGTVPVVDADTVAAAVDRALLRYDRQGDEHYDVISAFIKSVRGSDVDAALHYLARMIEAGEDPRFIARRIIISASEDIGMADPQALPIAVAAAQAVQLIGMPEGRIPLAEAVVYLATAPKSNAAYNGVNQAVADVKAGRMGVVPNHLRDAHYAGAKRLGHGKGYVYSHDAEHGVATQQYLPDALDGTEYYTPTANGFEREIGPRLDRLRGIIRGD comes from the coding sequence ATGGCAACTGACCGGTCGGGGATGAACGCGCCCACGACGGGCGGCCGGACCGGGTTGGCCCAGGGATCGGTCCCCCTCGCCGTCCGGATGCGTCCCACCAGCCTCGACGAGGTCGCCGGTCAACAGCACCTGCTCGGCCGGGGATCGCCACTCGTGCAGCTGGCGACCGGCTCGCGGGAGAGCCCCGGCGGCGTCTCGGTGATCCTCTGGGGACCGCCCGGCACCGGCAAGACCACCCTGGCGCAGGCGATCGCCCGCCAGTCCGGGCGGGAGTTCGTGGAGCTCTCCGCCGTGACCGCCGGCGTCAAGGACGTGCGCGAGGTGATGGAGAAGGCCCTGACCCACCGCGACCTCTACGGCGCGACGACGGTCCTGTTCCTCGACGAGATCCACCGCTTCAGCAAGGCGCAGCAGGACGCCCTGCTGCCCGGGGTCGAGAACGGCTGGGTGATCCTCATCGCCGCGACGACCGAGAACCCGTCCTTCTCGGTCATCTCGCCGCTGCTGTCCCGCTCGCTGCTCCTCACGCTCAAGCCGCTCACCGACGGGGACCTCGGCATGCTCGTCGACCGCGCGGTCGAGGACGCCCGGGGCCTCCGCGGTGCGGTCGTGCTCGGGGACGAGGCGCGTGCCGCGATCATCCGCCTGGCCTCCGGGGACGCCCGACGTGCGCTGACGGCCCTGGAGGCCGCGGCCGCCTCCGCCGTGGCGGCACAGGACGACGACGAGCGCGAGGCCGGCACCGTCCCGGTCGTCGACGCCGACACGGTCGCCGCCGCGGTCGACCGCGCGCTGCTCCGGTACGACCGGCAGGGCGACGAGCACTACGACGTCATCAGCGCGTTCATCAAGTCGGTCCGGGGGAGCGACGTCGACGCCGCGCTGCACTACCTGGCGCGGATGATCGAGGCCGGCGAGGACCCGCGGTTCATCGCCCGACGGATCATCATCTCGGCGTCCGAGGACATCGGCATGGCGGATCCGCAGGCGCTGCCGATCGCCGTCGCCGCCGCGCAGGCCGTGCAGCTCATCGGCATGCCGGAGGGTCGGATCCCGCTCGCCGAGGCCGTCGTCTACCTGGCGACCGCGCCGAAGTCGAACGCGGCCTACAACGGCGTCAACCAGGCCGTCGCCGACGTGAAGGCTGGGAGGATGGGCGTCGTGCCGAACCACCTCCGTGACGCGCACTACGCCGGGGCGAAGCGGCTCGGACACGGCAAGGGCTACGTCTACTCCCACGATGCCGAGCACGGCGTCGCGACCCAGCAGTACCTGCCCGACGCCCTGGACGGCACCGAGTACTACACGCCGACCGCCAACGGCTTCGAACGCGAGATCGGACCGCGCCTGGACCGACTGCGCGGGATCATCCGCGGCGACTGA
- the rpsD gene encoding 30S ribosomal protein S4 — MSTKSRTRSKTRLSRALGIPLTPKAARYLEKRPYGPGEHGRTRRRQDSDYAVRLREKQRLRAQYGIREKQLRIVFEESRKAAGLTGENLVETLETRLDALVLRAGFARTTSQARQLIVHRHILVDGKLVDRPSFRVKEGQLIHVKQRSESLEPFQVAAAGGHQEVLPKVPGYLEVEIDKLQARLVRRPKRAEVPVTCEVQLVVEYYAAR; from the coding sequence GTGTCTACCAAGTCACGCACCCGCAGCAAGACCCGCCTGTCTCGCGCGCTCGGCATCCCGCTGACGCCGAAGGCGGCCCGTTACCTCGAGAAGCGCCCCTACGGCCCCGGTGAGCACGGCCGTACGCGCCGTCGTCAGGACAGCGACTACGCCGTCCGTCTCCGTGAGAAGCAGCGTCTGCGCGCCCAGTACGGCATCCGCGAGAAGCAGCTCCGCATCGTCTTCGAAGAGTCCCGCAAGGCCGCCGGTCTGACCGGTGAGAACCTCGTCGAGACCCTCGAGACGCGTCTGGACGCCCTCGTGCTCCGTGCCGGCTTCGCCCGCACCACCTCGCAGGCCCGCCAGCTGATCGTGCACCGTCACATCCTGGTCGACGGCAAGCTCGTCGACCGCCCCTCCTTCCGCGTCAAGGAGGGCCAGCTGATCCACGTCAAGCAGCGCTCCGAGTCGCTCGAGCCCTTCCAGGTCGCCGCTGCCGGTGGCCACCAGGAAGTCCTCCCGAAGGTCCCGGGCTACCTCGAGGTCGAGATCGACAAGCTCCAGGCTCGCCTGGTCCGTCGCCCGAAGCGCGCCGAGGTCCCCGTGACCTGTGAAGTGCAGCTCGTCGTCGAGTACTACGCAGCCCGCTGA